Proteins from a genomic interval of bacterium:
- a CDS encoding Gfo/Idh/MocA family oxidoreductase: MSDLKAGIIGFDTSHIIRFSELTKQDSPHRVKGLDIIAGVPTFSPDLPSSYERVEGYKKEMTEKWGVKLVSTIEELISMCDVILLESNDGRRHLKEATPVLQAKKPVFIDKPLAANYADAKEIVRLAKENNCPMFSSSSLRFDYDVMEAKADTEFGAIMGADAVTPASLEVTNPGLFWYGIHGLEVLYTFMGRGCSKVFCEKTESTHFVTGVWENGRIGTVRGVRGYACGYGVTLFAEKKFKRVNSTGKVPYYAQLLNQIVQFFNTGNPPVEAEETLEMMQFMEAAYISEKEGRPVYLQELD; the protein is encoded by the coding sequence ATGTCTGATTTAAAAGCAGGAATTATTGGGTTTGACACATCTCATATTATAAGGTTTTCAGAACTTACCAAACAAGATTCACCACATAGGGTCAAAGGGCTTGATATTATAGCAGGTGTTCCTACTTTTAGCCCAGATTTACCTTCAAGTTATGAGAGGGTTGAGGGGTACAAAAAAGAGATGACAGAGAAATGGGGAGTTAAACTTGTATCTACAATTGAGGAACTTATTTCTATGTGTGATGTGATTCTTCTTGAAAGCAATGATGGCAGAAGACATTTGAAAGAAGCTACACCTGTTTTACAAGCAAAAAAGCCTGTTTTTATAGATAAACCTTTGGCTGCAAATTATGCTGACGCCAAGGAGATAGTTAGGTTAGCAAAAGAGAATAACTGCCCTATGTTCTCCTCTTCATCACTTAGGTTTGATTATGATGTTATGGAAGCAAAAGCAGATACAGAGTTTGGTGCAATTATGGGAGCTGACGCTGTAACTCCAGCATCTCTTGAGGTTACTAACCCAGGGCTATTCTGGTATGGTATACACGGTCTGGAAGTTCTTTATACTTTTATGGGTAGAGGTTGTAGTAAGGTGTTCTGTGAGAAGACAGAGTCAACACATTTTGTTACTGGAGTATGGGAGAACGGTAGAATTGGAACTGTCAGAGGTGTAAGAGGTTACGCTTGTGGTTATGGTGTAACACTGTTTGCCGAAAAGAAATTTAAGAGAGTAAACTCAACAGGTAAGGTGCCCTACTATGCACAACTTTTGAACCAGATTGTACAGTTTTTTAATACAGGCAACCCTCCTGTGGAAGCCGAAGAGACACTCGAAATGATGCAGTTTATGGAAGCAGCCTATATAAGCGAAAAAGAAGGAAGACCAGTCTATCTGCAAGAACTTGACTAA